Sequence from the Fragaria vesca subsp. vesca linkage group LG4, FraVesHawaii_1.0, whole genome shotgun sequence genome:
TTCTCCTCTAACCCATTCCTCTGTATGCTTTACTGTTGTCCTTGATTTATTTTCCAGCTTGGCTGTGGTCATGGACTTCCCGGTATCGTTGCTTGCATTGAGGTTAGTTTTTTTTCTTACACTTGTAAATTTATTATCTTAGATTATAATCCTTAAGCCTCTGATGTTGCATCAGGGTGCAGCTGCTATTCATTTCCAGGACTTCAATGCTGAGGTCCTGCAATGTCTCACAATACCCAATGTAAATGCAAATGTTCCAAGCTTCCAACCTCCAGCATTGCAAGAGACAAAGTGTGATACAGGGATGGAAATTCGTTTTTTTGCTGGGGACTGGTGTGAAGTCCATAACCTTCTTCCCTATGCACAAAACAATGAGAAGGATGTTAATGTTAGTTCAGGGCAAAATCCAGATCCTCACTATGATATTATTTTAATGGCAGAGACAGTTTACTCAATCTCCACCCTGCAACATCTCTATGAACTCATAAAGAAGGTATTATCTATATAGTTCATTGCTGATAGATTCAGACTGTGGAGCTGCTTTAGGTCTAATACTGTTCAATTACAGTGCATCACCCGTCCTCATGGTGTAGTCTACTTGGCAGCCAAGAAGCATTATTTTGGAGTAGGAGGGGGAACTCGAAGGTTCCTATCAGTGGTGGAGAAAGATGGTGAGCTAGTTGGAAATTTAGACTCATTTTAAAAAAATTACAGAGCATTATCACCGTAAAATTTGTTGACCCTTGTTTCCTGTACCTGATTCATTGGGCGAGAGTGAATAGAAACATAACATACTATAATCATTCCTGAGTGGGTACTTTTGGGTTATAATAATTATTTATTTATTTTTTATGGCTTCTATGTTAGATATAATGAATATGCTTACAGTTTAAACTATGAAGCTCAGGGATATGTCTATTATTGACTGCTGTAGATTTCGCAGTCATATACTTTTTTTTTTTAAGAGAATGCAGTCATATACATATTTGTTGGTTTTATGGTGTTAGTTTTGGGTGCATGACTGTTTTTGTAAATTATATCCCTCCATCCTTATCTCAAAGTTATATATCTACTGATGTATAAACAAGAAACTGAAATTTTCATTGGAATTTCTGTCTGCAGGTGTTCTGGTTTCTAGTATGGTCGCTGAAGTTGCAGATGGCTCGTCTAATGTCAGAGAGGTGTGGAAGCTTTCATTTAAGTAGGCTTGGGGTTCATGTCAATTCAGCGCTTCGATCAGTGCCTTTGCTTTGTAACCTCCTGCTTGATCACTCAACATAATAATCTTACAAGCCCCTTAAAATTGAGGTCAAGCTACCCTTTCTTCTGTCTTTTGCTTTCAGTCTCCTCCCCTAGTGGACCATTTTGCCACTTACCTGCTATATATAGAATTAATTCAACAATTGTAAGTCTAAATTGCAGCATCACGAATGTAGAGCATGTTTTGGTTACACTGATTAGATGATTTTGTTGTCTTATCCTCACCCTTTTTCATTTCCCCTATTACTCTTCATTGATGCTCCATCTAATGCTAATCGTTGATTCATGTGAAACCCTGCAGTCATCTAGGTATGGTTATGCTCTTTGGTTGATTGGTTTTCTTCTTCTTTTTTTTATTTCTGGATCTTTTGTTTTTGTTTCCTTCACTTTTATTGCTGGTAAATTAGAGTTTAGCTGAGGGCTGAACTTTATTCGTGGCAATTATCATTATTGTATCGTGTCCTTTCGATGAACATCGTATGAACTTAGGTAATGTAACACTATCAAACTTCAAGTCATTTGCTGTTATATCAATATTTATATTAACCAAATGTGAACAATTGTACCTCATAAACCCACAACCATTGGCTGTGGTGCATTTTGCTTACAATAATTAGAAGCTGTATTTGTAACTCAATTATTAGGAGTATCTTGGAGCCAGAACATGGGTAATTTATGAAAATAGAAATTGGCCTATTGGGTATATTAGTTCCTACTACATTGTCTATATCGTACAGATGGTAACTGTTTTGGCCGACAAAATTTTGTTTCTGTTAGAACACTGAATAGGAACAAAAACACATGATAGAACAGAGACAATTTTCTTTGGTGTGAAGAGTGGAAGTATACTTCTAGTGAAATTTATATCAAAACCCAAAAAAAAAAAAATTAGGTTCTATTACAAATGAGAACCCTTCTGCATTAGGACTTCTACATGTGATATTCTGATCTTAAAATGTTTGCATTAGTTTATTGAAGCAAAACCAAGAACAATACACTACGATGTATAGTGAATAAAACATTCAAGCCTGCTGGCGTTTGATCATGATTCACGAGTCGGATCTACACCGATAGTATTTAGAGCAGCCTCTGTTGTAAGTGTTGGCCGGAGGAGGAAGACAGCCTCCTGTTTTACTATAAGCTTCACCTCTAGCACCGCCGTTACAGACTGGTTGGTCTTTCTTCAAAGCCCCAGGTGAGATATACTTCTTCTGTTCTAGAAACCTTCTGCTTATCTCTGACTCCATCAGCAGCTCGCTTTCTGTTTCGCACTCTGCTATAGAACCATTGCATGATGATGAAGATGTAGATGAGGTAGTTGCGCCGAGATAGGAAAGGCCGAGGAGTAGTAGAACGAAGCAAGATTGCAGAGACAGCATTTTGAGCTTTGGGTGTGTTTGTGGCTCTGTGTCTTTGGTTTGAACTACTTTATAGACAGAATCATATATCTAGAAATGGTAGTGGAGTGAGCATTATCCCGAGGGACCGCACTTTACCAAACCTCAATTGCGTCTATTCTATTTCTCATGTGTCGACCAAAAACAAGTTGAAAAAATGCCTTGCATACTGCTCAATTCTGTTTTTGTTCTTTGGTGATGGTGGGTCTGTCATTTCTAAATGCACTTGATAAACATGGTGTTTATGAGACGAATATAATACTTTTTGTAAACCGGGGTGAATATTCAATTGATCAAGCTCCACTCTCAATAAGTGTCCATATTACAATTTACTATTTATTTTGAAAGCACAATCAATATTTACAAAATTATTAGTATTTTGTTATTTTATGAAATTGTTCGATGCCCAAATTAATAGTGTTTGAATAACGAATGAGATTGGAGAAGAAGAAATAATGCTACAACATTTTGACATAAAAAAGAAAAAGTGTTCAAATCTAGTACTATTTGGTCTAGTGGTATAAGTCTTTCTTTGTAAGTGAGAGATCATGAGTTCGACTCATAGTATTATAACACATTATTGTGCATTTAATAAAAAAGAAAGAAAGTGTCCAACAATAGAGAAAGATGATGAGAGATTGAGAGAAAGTATGCATTTTAGCATTGTGATGGCTCTCTCCCATGCATTTTTGCCCAATCTTGGGAGAGAAGAGTGTTAAAGTCGTTTGTCGCCACTGTTGTTGAGGTTGGGTATTCATAGAAGATGCTAAGGTTGAAGACTTGGAGTACCAAAGTAAGCATCTCACTAGTCATGACTATTTCTATCTTATAATTTTGCTTTCTTTCTCCATTACAGGTGGTAAGAACCCCGTGTAGATTTCTTGACATTTCAACACATCATATAAGAAAACGGGTTGAAAAGTCAAAAACATTATCGAACCAAATTATGACATCAACAAATACCTTATCAAAATTGTAATTATTAGTTATTTTAGGACGGGCCTCTAACTTTTATGGAGCAAAACAATTTTGAACCCTATAATTATCTCATGGCAACACCGCTATTCCTTTTGCACAGTCGTGGCGTAGCGAAGCGGATGTCAATGACATGGAGTTCTCATAGCTCCGATCGTATGATTGTGGGGCGAGGTTGCATCGATGACTGCTTGCAACGAGCCAGAGTGATCTCATTGAGGAAAGCCTTTGAGGAAGAGATCAGGGAAGATGAAACAGTCTGATATGATATACCGGCGCGGATTAGTCATTGTGTGCCTAGAAAACCTTTATGTTGTGTTTGGATGAAGTAATTTCAATTTTCATAGAAATTTCAAAATCATGGGAATTACAATTTCATGAATTTAAATTCCATTAATTGAGAATTCCATTGTTTAGATTTCATGATGTAGAGTTTTAAAATGACATGAATTTGTATTTAGATTAACTTCAGCTGAGGGAATTGACAAATGACACTTATTTTGTGAGGAATTCAAGTAAGGAATTTAACCTCCCAAATTCCATGATTATTTTCCTGTGGAAATTGCTAATTCCATAGGTTAATTCCATGGGATAAGAATCCAAACGAGGGAAACAGTCTTAAGAAATTGAGAATTTCTTATTTTTTATTAAATTCCGGTGAATTCACCAGCATCCAAACACACCCTTAAGGAAGCTATGTGATTTCGGTAATTTTTGTTATTACATTATTGGATTTATGCCCCTTCGTTTTATACAAAAATGTAATTTATCTTTTTTTTTTGGTTCGAAAAAAAAGAGAAAAAAAAGAAAGATAAATTACATTTTTGTATAGAAAGCGCATATATCGATTTTTTAAATTATTTTTTTGTTATAAAATAACAAAATTTATTTTCTCACTTCAGTTGCTGAACCCCATTCTTTTATTATTCAGATTTCAGAATCCTCAGTTCAGCAATCGCTAATTTCATCAATACCAGTCCTGGCAGAAGAAGGTGTCGAGGAAGGCCCGGTCGTCGCAATCAGAATCTTGATTCTTCGTCTCACTTGAGGTCAGATATTCATCTCTTCATCTTTTCTATTCACAACAACTTAATTGTAATTGTATTTTGATAAACACCACAGAGGTCAGTAAATTTCAAAGCTCTTAGCTTTTTGCCTCTGAATTCTTTCCCACATTGCCTACCAACATGGGTTGAGTTTAAATGCTCGATTGAATTAGACTAGACTAGACTGAAGTCGTCAACTCTAATCGAATTCCGCATTTACTGTTACACTTGAGTGAGATTAGAAGAGCTACGAAGATTGAGAAAAGAGAGTATGAAATGTGTTAAAAGACTGAAATTTAGTGCAAGATGTCAACTCCTGTCAAATTCTGCAAGCCATTTTCTGCATATGTGATCAGGCAACTCTATTGTTTTCCTTCCAAGTCAAAATTGATCTTTTGGGGTTCATTGAATTGCTCTTTGTAATGTCTATGCAAGTGTCTGATGATTGTGGAGGACATTTTTGTTCTGAACTTTAATCATATGAAAGCTTGCTTCTTATTTGCGTATTTCCTCTTTATGGTTTTTGGAAGATGTTACTGCTGGTAAACTTGCTTTATTGTACAGACCATATATGCTTGAAGATTCCAGACTTGCTCGGATCTTTGAGTAACATACTATCAATATATTATTGATTTATTTCCTTAATTTGGTTAATTCTTTTGATTTTTATTTGTCATTGGATCCTACAGTGATCACCCAGCTGAGTTTTCAAGGTTATCGAGTTCATCACCTGGGAATACAACTTTTATAATGATAGAGTGCAAAAGAGGGTATCATCTTCTTCCGTAGGAAGTAGGATCAAGAATCACTTAAAACAGATAGGAA
This genomic interval carries:
- the LOC101307388 gene encoding histidine protein methyltransferase 1 homolog; translation: MESEKPSFEPFRLFSSSGSGLFDQPEPPLPPPPPCVEVLPSQKSPSGKFTVEPVELGGLTLLKGRVSTQEVFTLSNSDLVPGKYEGGLKLWEGSLDLVKALSSEVQNGHLSFAGKRVLELGCGHGLPGIVACIEGAAAIHFQDFNAEVLQCLTIPNVNANVPSFQPPALQETKCDTGMEIRFFAGDWCEVHNLLPYAQNNEKDVNVSSGQNPDPHYDIILMAETVYSISTLQHLYELIKKCITRPHGVVYLAAKKHYFGVGGGTRRFLSVVEKDGVLVSSMVAEVADGSSNVREVWKLSFK